The genomic stretch CATTTTTTATCTGTCTCTATTAGACCATGTGGAGAGAATAAAAGTCCTATGCAGTGGGCATAGGACTAGGAAAAGATTTCATTATAAATACCATAAATACTTACACAAACGATAATATAAATGACAATACCTGCTTTTCTTGTACCAGGAGAGGATGATTTAAGTAAAGGTAATTTGGACCAAATACCACAAAGATTAGTAAAAATGACAAAAGCAGGAACGATAAGAAAGAAATTGTTAAAAAAGTTTACTATTGGCGACATTTTGACGCCCTCGGTTGGCGGGGTGAATAAACCAAATAGCAAGAATATATAACCTAATACGCCGACAATCATTTTCCAAGGTGTCCCTGTTCTAAAACCGGGAATATGTTTATACCATGGAACAAAGTCCTTTTCGTAATCCGCGGATACATTTTCCCAGTCAGATTCAGTAGAAAAATTATCTAACTCAGTAAAATCGGATAATTCAGAGACGTAGCTTGGGCCAAGTGAGTCGTTTTTGACGGCTGTCCTGAAATCTTGAATGGATTGATAACGCTGTTCAGGATCAAAGGCAGCTGCTTGCATCGCAATTTTTTCAAGCGAAGTGGCATGTTCTTTATCTGGTAAAGTATTTTTTCCTAATAAAAGTTCGAGCATAAGAACACCGATACTGTATATGTCCGACCTCACGTCTGTTTGTGAATAGCCGTATTGTTCGGGAGCAGCGTAACCGATTGTGCCGAGGTTGACAGTGTCTTGATTTTTACCGACTTCAAATACACGGGAAGCATCAAAATCAATTAATTTTAATACGCCGTCGCTAGATATCATAATGTTTGATGGCTTAATATCTCGGTGAATAATCGCATTAGCGTGTAATTCTGTAAGTGCATCAGATAGCATCAGCATTAACCGCGTAACTTCATCCGCATCAAACGTAGCATTTGCTTTCATTAAATCAGCCAAATTTTTTCCATTTATGTATTCTTCATAAACAATTAATTGATTGCCATTTGGAATCATCACTTCGATTTTTGGCAAATATTTACTAGATAAATCTTTAAGCTGTTCGATCACAGGGGCAAAACTGCTTGGAATTATTTTACGGACAAATAATTCTCCAGTAGATGTATTTCTCGTTAGCACAGCAGGGTTTTCTTTATTATTTAGATTATCTAATTCTTTGTATTGTTCTTCTATAAAAGCGAGTGTCATTTCTCCCATTTATCTAAAACCCCTTCTATACTTTATAGTAAAATTATAGCATGAAGCATAGTAGTCGGGTACATATTTCGTGCTATAATGAAAAAAACAGTCGGGGGTGTGCCTTATGGATGGGGAAAAAGAGACAAGTAAGTTACTTCATGAATTAAAAAAAGCGACCAATTTACGCCAAGTATTAGATGAAAACGAGGCGGAATTTAAATCAAGCGAAATGGTTACCTATTTAAAAGAATTATTAGCAGAGAAAAAATTAACAAAAGCAAGCGTCATTCGTGCGGCGAGACTCCATGAAACATATGGATACCAAATTTTCAGTGGCGTTAGAAGACCGTCACGCGACCGGACGATCGCTCTGTCTTTTGGATTTAAATTAACTGGTTTAGAAGCAAGTAGATTATTAAAATATACAGAATATCCACCTCTTTATGCAAAAAATCGGCGGGATGCGATTATTATTTTTGCGTTAGATCATGGTTATACGCTAGACCAAACGAATGATTCACTCTATGATTTAGAGGAAGCATTAATCGAAACATATAAAGAAGAAAAACCACTTATTTAGCTTTAACTAGAAATCGTGTATAATTTAGGGAGACCTAAATGATTGGAGACTAGTTATGATTAATGAACAAACAATTTTACAAGCAGCAACAAGTGAAAAAAACGCCGGAGATTTTCCTAAAGTAGTTCAAAGTTTTAAAGAATTAGGCGTAACTAAATATCAATTTTTAGTCGAAAAAGGTATTTATGTATTTTGGGATGAAATGGATAATCAAGTAGAATCCAAGTTAAATGGAGTTTCTATGCCAATCTCCGAAGAAATTTCACGCGACAGACTGAAAGATGCAATTAAACAAGCACAAGCGGGAAAAATAGATTTTGAAATATTTATTAAACTAGCTGGGCTAGCAGGTGTCAGACTGTGGGAAGCTGATTTATCTGCAATGAAAGTAACCTATATAGATAATACGGGAAATGATTTGATCGTGGAACCGATTCCGAGTATTTAAAATGCAAAAGACAATAACTTATTGTCTTTTTTTAGTACTTTTAAATTTTGGAAATATGTTATGCTGAAACAGTTGAAAGAAGAGAGGTAAAGTATAATGGATATAATTACGTACTTTCTAATTGCACTAAGTACAAGTGTGGTAGGGAGTTTTTTAGGAATAGGTGGCGGAGTTATTCTTTTGCCAATTCTACTCTTAATGGGTGTTTCTCAAGGAACAGCAGCATTTAGTTCGGCTCTTACTGTGTTCACGATGGCGATTTTCACTTGTAGTATTTATTACAAGAGAAAGCAAGGGAATGTAGGCTTGGCACTGAAAATTGCCGTAACTAGTATTCCAACGACTTTTCTTGGCGCAATGGTGAATCAAATGTTGCCTGAAGCAGTCTATCGCTTTTTGTATGGAGCATTAATCGTTGTTTTACTAGGGATAATGATTTGGAAAAAGAAACGACATAATGAAAAACCACATTTTTTAAGTGAATATCGGATAATTCCATATGTATTCGGTGTAATTATCGGTTTTTTAGCTGGCTTATTTGGTATTGGTGGCGGGCCAATCGTTATACCAATTTTGCTGTTAATTTTCATGTTGAATCAAAAAACAGCATCAGCGACATCCAGTTATGTGACATTACTGACGTCCCTTGCAAGTATCGGTTCCTATGCAATCATTGGTGGAAGTGACTTTTCGATTGGTATTTACATGATACCAGGGGCCATCATCGGTGCGCTAATTGGCACAAGATTAAATAAACTCCTGGATGAAAAATGGATTGCGATTCTATTCAATGTTTTACTTATCGCCCTTTTTGCTTTAAATTTAATTAAGATTTAACCTCGGACAAGCTATGAATGTAGCTTGTTTTTTTGTTGTCATGGCTTGTTTTATGTTAAGCTTAGAGAGAGTAGGAGGGTTTAAGATGAAAAGAAGTTGGCCAGATTTTGCTGCATTTTTACTGACAATCCTAACTGTAACTTGGATAATATTAACATGGGGATTACATATTTCTGACATTGTACCAGGAGGAGAAAAAGGCGTTTGGTATAAATTAATTCCACTCTTTTTAGGAATAATTTCAACAATAAGTGTCTTTTTTGTGAAAGAAAAACTAGTAAAATGGATTCTGCTAGGTTTTAACATATTATTACTAATTTTAATTTATTTTGTGTACCATATTGGGGAAATTGGGATGTTTTAATAGGGGGATTGATAGAATGGATGAGCCAACCAAAGCAGTGATCTATCAAATTTTATCTAAAACAGAAGAACAAAATGCGACGATGGATCATTTGGTTTTCGAAATGATGCAATTCCCTGGTGCCGCGGCTTTTACTAAGAATGAATTGCTGTTTGGCATTTATTGGCTAGAAACGTATCATTATATTTTTCGAATGAATGAAAATCAAAAGACGAGATATTACCGAACAGAAAAAGGGCACGAAAAATTAGCAGAGCTAGAACTTTTAAAAAAGAATAGTAAAAAAACAACTTGATTTTCCGGGAAATCAAGTTGTTTTTTATTATAAATATTTAGCCATTGTAATATCAGTGTTTTGAAAACCAACTTTATTATATAAGCCGATAGCTGTTTGATTGTGCGCAAATACATGTAGTTCGATTTTTGTAATTTGCATTTCTTTCGCAAGCGCATCTAATGCTTCTAAAGTTTTTGTTCCGAATCCTTTACCACGGAATGCTTCGAAAATCACAAAATCATAAATGAAAGCATGTTTACCAGAGCGAGTTTCGTCCACATGGAACCAAATATAACCGATTTTTTCGCCTGAGATAATGCTGTAGAGATATTCATTTGGTGTAGTAATTCCGTCATATAGCAATTTGTTGAAAGAGTCTTGGGATTTAGCTAAGGCTTCTTCTTCATCCCATGTGCCGGCCTCAACTTTTTCATTTGCGTAATCTGTAATGGCTGTAGATAAAAAATCTTCTAAATCAGAAGCAGTCATAGTTTGTAAATGTAAAATAAAAATTCCTCCTTATGCTTTATGAAAACTTGCGTACTGAATGAATTTGCGTGACATGGCAATATGACCAGCCTCGTTTGGATGAATACCGTCAGCACAGAGCAAATTTTCATAATGAAATTCAGCGAGAAAACTATCACGGACATCAATAATATGGCTACCAGTTTCGGCTGCGATGCGCGAAATCGTATTGCTATATCGTTCCTGCCAGCGATAAATCATCTCTACATCGCCACCTAAAAACTGCAAAATATTATCTTTATTTAGTCCATTTCTCGTAATGAATTCAAAATAACGTTTTGCGTGAAGGGGAGGCAATGTCATTAAAATGGGTTTAATATCCAGTTTTTTTAGTCGTGCAATCATTTCAAGTAATTGCGTTTCAAAAATGTTAAGTGGGGTGCTAGGAATGTGCTCAGCTGTCGGATTTTCGGAAACTTCCGTCCAGTTAAAATCACAATCATTTCCGCCAAATTCGATAATGGCGATATCATTTGTTGCATCTTTTGCTAAGTCTTTTGTTAGAATTTCATGGCCTTTAGTTATCGTACGACCCATTGTGGAATGATTTTGAAAAGTCAGGCCAAGTTTTTCGGATGCTCGTTTAATGCAGTTGTTTTTAAGCAATGTATAGCGATTTTTTTCAGGGTTGAAAAGAACGCCTTTCATAATACTATCGCCCCAAACACCAACTGACTGAATGGTTTTCTTCATAATCATCACTCCTTTTATTAATCATACCACAAAAAAAGCGAAAGGCGCGATTAGTTCGTTAAGAAAAAATCACGCCTCACGCTTTTATTTAGTTGCTTTGTATAAATAGATTTTCCAGTAAGAATCCTTATTATCGAAGGCTTTTTCGAACTGGAGTCCGACTTCTGAAGCATTATCAATCGGAACGGCTGATAGAATATACTCGCCGCCAACCTTTTTAAATGCCTCTGAATTAAAATCTAACTGTTTAATGTGTTTTTTCGAATCCTTGCCGAAATCGTAGTTTTTACCTAATTCGGCAGAAAATATATAACAACGATTACCCCAATTATCATAATAATCTTCTAAAACAGGACTCTTGTCTAGCTCACCAGCAATAATTTTTCGGAAAGCCCTTTTATAAGCAAGAGGATAGGAATTCACATAGCCATCGACAGTATAAAAGCCACTTTCTTGGGAAACAGACGGGTGCAGACCAATACTTCCGACACGGTAACTTGACTGCGGTTTACCAATATAATCTTTAATTTCTTCCATTTGCTCCGTGGCGTAAAATTGATTAATGCTTGGCGAGCCATTTCCAGTGCGGTAGTAAATCTCAGAGTTATTAGCGAAAACAACAACAAGCTGCAGCGCAACTACCACATAAGCTAACTTTCGCCACCAATTTCCTTTTTTTATTAAATAAACAATCGCAAGTGCAAACAGTCCATAAAATAAAAACGGTTGTAAAAAATGGAAGCGCGAAAAGTTAAATGTCCGCATGATTTCCACGTGTTCTTTGATTACATTCCAACCACGATACCACCAAAATCCATACCAAAAAGATAAGAATAAATTAAAGCCAAATAGCCATAAAAACAGTTTTTCTTTGCCCCATTCACGTTTGATAATAATGAGTGCAAGTACAAGGAGTAATACAGGTATAATAACAAATCCAGCCAGTGCCTGGTCATGCGTGTGTCCTATAATGAAATTTTTAAAGCTAAGTCGGATAGAACTTAAAAATGATAACTCTGGTAGACTAAATTCGCTCCTTGAATCCGGTTCGGGGTGCAAAAACATTGCATAAATAAAACGATAATTTACAAGTGCATACAGAAGCGTCATATAAAGCATGCTAAGTAAAAATCGAATATTCACTTGTTTTTTCTTGAAAACATCGTACAACCAAATACATCCAACCATTACTAAAAAGAAACAAAATCCTAATATTAAACTAGAATAAAATGGAAGCAACGTCAGTATAACCACATTCCAAATTCGCCGTTTATTATTCCTAATATTTAAAAATGCCCATAGAGCAAGCGGCATTCCAAGCGTACTCAACATCCCTGATGGCCAAAATGGTGTTAGCGCAAAAGCTAAGGAAACAAAATAAAGTGGCACGAGATATTTTTTATCTTTAATAAGGTAATCCCTTGCCCATAAAAATAATCCTAAAAATGCAAATACACGTGTAATTAACTGACTCATCGCAAAGGCAATGGGTGTGCTGAAAATCATGTAAAGCCAATCAATCCCAACAAACTCTGAATCAAATGAATCTCTGGGGACGCTGTCATCCATTATTTGATCTATATTTGCTGTCCCGACTTTAGCGGTATAATCCCCGCTATCCAAAACCATTTTGTACCAAGTTACATTAGAATCCAAGTTATCATGAATCCTTACATGACTGTTCCCGCCAAGAATAAATAATGGAGCGACATAAATTACCAATAATAATACAGCAATAATTAGCCACTTATGCTTTTTCCACATAGTTCTCCTCCTTCATTATCTCTACTATATATGTACCCGAGAAAACTATTTTCAATTATATCAAAGGAAACCAGGTTTGTTCATTAAAAAAGGTATAATTTTAACATTTTTTTGCGTGTGATTGAACTGTAAATATGGCGGAAACGTCACAATTCTCTCTTTTATATAGGCAGTTTTGTCTGATTGGCTTGTTCCAGAAAGCCATTTTAGCGAGTATGATACTTTTAAGAAAACTATTCAAGTAGAACAAAAAAAGTCTACTATGAGTAATTTCAATAATTAGTAGCAAAAGGAGAATTATCATGCTAAAACACAACTGGCAAAAAGTATTCGTTGTAATGGTTGCGGTTGCGCTTATTTTTCAATTGGTTCCGTGGTCTAATATCTTCGCCGGAGCAGAAGAAAATCAAACAAAAACAACCCAACAAATAGCACAATCAGATGAACAAAAAGGAGCAGATGAAAACAAAACAACCGTAACATCTGACAATAGAGAGACAACTAAAAATCTAGTTAATGGAAAGCAATTACTAAAAGGCTCTGTTGACTGGAATTTTACAAATAAAGTAACTGACGCAAACGGGAATACAAAACAAACTTATGCACCGGGAGACTCACTCAAGTTTTCAATAAGTTTGGCAATCCCATCCTATTCAGAATCAGTATTGGATGAAACTTATACATTTTGGATACAAAAAGACTTCTTTCAAGGAGACAAAGTAACATTTGTTAATCCAGCAATTGATGGATTAACACCGAGACAAAATGTTTTTACAGACGACTCCATGAAAAACTCGATTGGAACAAAAACAATAAATGGTGTCGAGTATATTGGTTACACGCTCAAATTTAACCAAAGCCCAGAAGCCTTGGCAAAATATGAAGATGAGCCGCTTACTAACGCTAAATTTGATATGTTTGCAACAATAAATACGACTATTACAACGAAAGATGACTATAAAGCTATTGTAATTGAAGATGATAAAGACGTAGATATTAGTAATATTGAAGTCCCCGTGACACCACCAACTCCCGATACAGATAATGGTGTACTCACCGCGTCTAAAGCAATCGATTCTGCTTGGCGGTTAGATAAAGACACTGGAAAATATCTTAAAGTCGCTACATCATCTACAAACTATACACCTGAAAAAGATGATCTAGTTTTCTATTATGTGTATGCTACGAACAATTCAGCGGAAAATGCCGTTTTAGAAAAAATGGTAGATGAATTACCAGCTGGTTTTTCCATTATTACGGAAGGCTCACCAGAATGGCAGGCGTTATCAACTGCATCTGGCTCTTCGCTTCAACGCGGCTGGGTAGCTTCAGCAGACCAAACAAACCTTGCCCCTGGCGCAACTAGGTACGAATTACCATTTTCCCCAGCTCAGACAATCTCCAAAAATGGTGGCGGTATTTATAAAACGATCGCAGCAAAAGTAACAGATCCAACGAAAGATTTGACTAATGTTACTAAAAGCCCAACTAAAGGCGGCGAAGGTAAATCTGGTTCTGTAACACCAAGTGGGAAAGATGTTTATGACATGGCAATTACGACAAAAATTAGTTCCACTTACGATAAAAACAATAAATATATTGGTGCTGTTAGTAGCACAACTACGCCCGTTTCTATATCAGAAGGAAGCACAGTTGGCGTAACATATACAGCGATTAATCAAGGGAATTATACAAAAGATGTTGTCGTTTATGCCTATGTACCAGCAGGTTATGAACTAAATAATGATACATCTGATTTCAAAACTACGAATGATAAATGGAAATACGAAACAACCGTACCTAGTGGTGGCGGTGTGTGGAGTGATATCAAAGTTTACTCCATTACACTTTCTGGAGGCATGGCATCAGGTGCAACTGCAACTGCGACCATGTACATGAAAGCTATCGGCATGCCAGATGATGGGACTTATAGCGCAGTAGACTTTTACATGGCTGGAGAAATCGGTTCATTTTCTAACTTTAATGGTGATTCTACTTTAGACGGAGCAATTACCGATGTAGATTCGACGCCAGATATGAATCCAGGAAATGATCTGATTAGCAATGTTGATGGTTCTACTGTAAAACCTATTGATGGCTTCCAAAAAGAAAAACCACATGTTGTAAAAGAAAATGCTAAATCAACAGCGACTTTACAAGATGAAGATGATTTCGATTTTGATTATGTCACATTCATTAAAACACCAGAAGTAATTCCATCAGAAGGAAAAGTGTTTGAAAAAACACGTCTATCAGCAGCTGATGCAGAAAAAACAGCGCGCAATATGATAGGTAGCGACATCATGGGTTCTGCCTTGAAAGACTATACGCCTCTTGCCGACGATGGTAGAATTACTTCACCAAAAACATATATGGTCTATGAAATGAACATTAACCCATCTGGAGTAGAAGACACACTAAATTCTTCGTTCACAGATACACTTCCAAAAGGATTGAAAATGCTTGAATATGATATTGCTGGTTTAAATTCTAGCAATAAACACATTTATGGTTTTACAACGAACAAATTTGAAGGTACACCGAAATTCACAAATGCAGACGGACAAGATGTTATTGTTTATCAAAAAGGCTTATATTCCGAGAAACAAGTTTGTATTGCCAACCCTACTTTAAATGACGTTGGAGTAAGGTATTTCGGAAATAACGCGGATAAAATGGGTGTAACTGGTTCCGTAACAAAAGATGCATGTACACTAACCCTTAATTTTGGACAACCGGCAGCTGACCCGATGTATAGTGAAACAAAAGCAGCTTATAAAGTGTATATGATTGTGGTAATTGATCCAGACGAAATTGACTACAGCAGTATCATGCAAAATAAAGCAACATACACTTACAACGATAAAGTTATTACTTCTTATGAAAATAGCGAAATGTACTGGGATGCTGGTGGCGGTACGGCCTATGCGAAAAAATATGTTTTAGATAATAAAACAAATGCATATTTAAGTGGAAGCCAATATAATGTAGCTACTCCTGATGCAGACGGTAATTTGTCAGTTGGCTATAAAATTCGAGTAAGAAGTGCCTATGAATTTGATAAATCATCTATAAACATTGGAGATATTATTGCTGCAGATAATTTTAAATCTATCTCTAATGTAGAAGTAAATGGTTATGAGGCAAGTCCAAACACGGGCTTCCAAATTGACGGGGAACTTGAAAATCCTGTACCACTTGCTGCGGATAAGTATGCGGTAGAAGCAAAAGCAACTGCAAACACATTAGATATCACAAACCCAGTTGACATTCCACAAATGCAACTATATAACGTTCTTTTCAAAGTAAATTATCAAAAAGTGAAATATGGCGCGAAACTAGTTAACCAAGCAGCAGGGTCAGAAGTTGCAACTGTTGTTCCATTAAACTTAAATCTTCTAAAACAAGATGATATAAGCAAAACAGCATTGACAGGCTATGAATTCAAAGCTTATTATGCAGATGAAAATGGAAAAGCAGATTTAACGAAACCGGTCAAAGATACAAATAGTAATGAAATTGTTATGACAGACTCATCCGGCGCAGCAAATTTCATCCCGACAGGTTATAAAACAACTTCTAAAAATCAAGAATGGAAAGTAGTTCTTGTTGAAACAAAGACACCAACTGGTTATGAATCAAATGAAAATAAAGAGTATCCAGTTACAGTGAAAAGCGATGCGAATGGCAACTTATCCATTCCAGCCACTACAGAAACAAGCCTTGAAATCACCAATAATGATCACGGCGCAACAACAGCTACTATTGACAACCATGCGGATGTGAAAATGATTGATGTGAATGGCGCGAAAACTTGGACTGGTGACAAAGAAGCAGATCGCCCAGATTCCATCGAAGTACAACTTTTGCAAGACGGTGTAGCATACGGTAGCCCAATTACTGTAACAAAAGCAGACGACTGGAAATACGAATTCAAAAATGTTCCAGAAACAAATGCAGATGGAAATAAATACACGTATACAGTTTTAGAAAATACAGTAGCTAACTACACAAGTGCTGTCACTGGTCTTGATATTAACAACACGTTAATCAAACCAGATGTAAAAATGATTAATCTTGACGGACAAAAAACATGGAAAAACGATACAGAAAATGACCGTCCCGCATCCATCGAAATTCAACTGCAACAAAATGGGCAAGATTACGGTTTCCCAGTAACAGTTACAAAAGATAACGATTGGAAATACGAATTTAAAAACCTACCAGAAACAACCAATGATGGAGCGGCTTACAACTACACAATTGTCGAAAAAGCAGTTCCAGGCTATGAAACCAAAGTCGACGGAATGAACGTCATCAACACGAAAATAGATGCACCAAAAACCACTGTCTCTGGTGAAAAAACATGGAAAAACGACACAGCCAAAGACCGTCCAGACTATATCGAAGTACAACTTTTACAAAATGGACAAACTTATGGTAATCCAGTCAAAGTAACGAAAGAGAACGACTGGAAATATAGCTTCAAAGATCTACCTAAAACCGATGCTAACAACAACGCTTATCGTTACTCTGTTACTGAAATAGCAGTTCCAGGCTACAAAACAACCACAGATGGAATGAACTTAACCAATACAAAAGTAACCGATGAGAAAAATGTAACTACAGCGAGCGGCACAAAAACTTGGGTGGGAGACAATGAAAAAACACGTCCCGCATCCATCGAAGTTCAACTTTTACAAAACGGTAAAGCATACGGAACACCAATCAAAGTAACAGCAAAATCGAATTGGAAATACAACTTTACCAACCTTCCAGAGAAAGACAAAACAGGTGAAAAATACAGCTATACTGTATCTGAAAAACAAGTATCTGGCTATAGTGTAAAAGTAAAAGGTATGGACTTAACGAATACAAAAGTAACAAAAACGACACCAAAAGATACACCAAAAAATACACCAAAAGATACACCAAAAGATACACCAAAAGATACACATTCTACCAATAAACCAAGTAAAACGAAAAAATTACCTGGAACTGGTGATACGAATGGTATGTTGCTATTTGCTGGTGGATTAGTACTATTATTCTTAGGTCTACACCTTAGAAGAAAAAGTACCAAATAAAGAAAACAGCCGATCCGAGTAAGCTTGGATCGGTTTTTCTTTTGAATAAAGTTAAAATCGGGTATACAAATAAAAATGAAATAAGGGGGCTTCATGATGAAAGAAGAATTACTGCAAGCAATCGAAGTCGGCGAGCCAGTTTTACTTGTAACAGCAATCGGGTATATTGTAGGAATTGTGGAAACAAAAGGAGAGCTTATTCGCTTAAATGATGTGTATATCAATTGTGTTTCAGCTAGCAGGGTAAATCGTTTCAG from Listeria monocytogenes ATCC 19117 encodes the following:
- a CDS encoding DUF3116 family protein, whose translation is MDEPTKAVIYQILSKTEEQNATMDHLVFEMMQFPGAAAFTKNELLFGIYWLETYHYIFRMNENQKTRYYRTEKGHEKLAELELLKKNSKKTT
- a CDS encoding DUF6044 family protein, with protein sequence MWKKHKWLIIAVLLLVIYVAPLFILGGNSHVRIHDNLDSNVTWYKMVLDSGDYTAKVGTANIDQIMDDSVPRDSFDSEFVGIDWLYMIFSTPIAFAMSQLITRVFAFLGLFLWARDYLIKDKKYLVPLYFVSLAFALTPFWPSGMLSTLGMPLALWAFLNIRNNKRRIWNVVILTLLPFYSSLILGFCFFLVMVGCIWLYDVFKKKQVNIRFLLSMLYMTLLYALVNYRFIYAMFLHPEPDSRSEFSLPELSFLSSIRLSFKNFIIGHTHDQALAGFVIIPVLLLVLALIIIKREWGKEKLFLWLFGFNLFLSFWYGFWWYRGWNVIKEHVEIMRTFNFSRFHFLQPFLFYGLFALAIVYLIKKGNWWRKLAYVVVALQLVVVFANNSEIYYRTGNGSPSINQFYATEQMEEIKDYIGKPQSSYRVGSIGLHPSVSQESGFYTVDGYVNSYPLAYKRAFRKIIAGELDKSPVLEDYYDNWGNRCYIFSAELGKNYDFGKDSKKHIKQLDFNSEAFKKVGGEYILSAVPIDNASEVGLQFEKAFDNKDSYWKIYLYKATK
- a CDS encoding GNAT family N-acetyltransferase; protein product: MTASDLEDFLSTAITDYANEKVEAGTWDEEEALAKSQDSFNKLLYDGITTPNEYLYSIISGEKIGYIWFHVDETRSGKHAFIYDFVIFEAFRGKGFGTKTLEALDALAKEMQITKIELHVFAHNQTAIGLYNKVGFQNTDITMAKYL
- a CDS encoding SGNH/GDSL hydrolase family protein encodes the protein MKKTIQSVGVWGDSIMKGVLFNPEKNRYTLLKNNCIKRASEKLGLTFQNHSTMGRTITKGHEILTKDLAKDATNDIAIIEFGGNDCDFNWTEVSENPTAEHIPSTPLNIFETQLLEMIARLKKLDIKPILMTLPPLHAKRYFEFITRNGLNKDNILQFLGGDVEMIYRWQERYSNTISRIAAETGSHIIDVRDSFLAEFHYENLLCADGIHPNEAGHIAMSRKFIQYASFHKA
- a CDS encoding serine/threonine-protein kinase, with the translated sequence MGEMTLAFIEEQYKELDNLNNKENPAVLTRNTSTGELFVRKIIPSSFAPVIEQLKDLSSKYLPKIEVMIPNGNQLIVYEEYINGKNLADLMKANATFDADEVTRLMLMLSDALTELHANAIIHRDIKPSNIMISSDGVLKLIDFDASRVFEVGKNQDTVNLGTIGYAAPEQYGYSQTDVRSDIYSIGVLMLELLLGKNTLPDKEHATSLEKIAMQAAAFDPEQRYQSIQDFRTAVKNDSLGPSYVSELSDFTELDNFSTESDWENVSADYEKDFVPWYKHIPGFRTGTPWKMIVGVLGYIFLLFGLFTPPTEGVKMSPIVNFFNNFFLIVPAFVIFTNLCGIWSKLPLLKSSSPGTRKAGIVIYIIVCVSIYGIYNEIFS
- a CDS encoding DUF1398 domain-containing protein — its product is MINEQTILQAATSEKNAGDFPKVVQSFKELGVTKYQFLVEKGIYVFWDEMDNQVESKLNGVSMPISEEISRDRLKDAIKQAQAGKIDFEIFIKLAGLAGVRLWEADLSAMKVTYIDNTGNDLIVEPIPSI
- a CDS encoding Cna B-type domain-containing protein; protein product: MLKHNWQKVFVVMVAVALIFQLVPWSNIFAGAEENQTKTTQQIAQSDEQKGADENKTTVTSDNRETTKNLVNGKQLLKGSVDWNFTNKVTDANGNTKQTYAPGDSLKFSISLAIPSYSESVLDETYTFWIQKDFFQGDKVTFVNPAIDGLTPRQNVFTDDSMKNSIGTKTINGVEYIGYTLKFNQSPEALAKYEDEPLTNAKFDMFATINTTITTKDDYKAIVIEDDKDVDISNIEVPVTPPTPDTDNGVLTASKAIDSAWRLDKDTGKYLKVATSSTNYTPEKDDLVFYYVYATNNSAENAVLEKMVDELPAGFSIITEGSPEWQALSTASGSSLQRGWVASADQTNLAPGATRYELPFSPAQTISKNGGGIYKTIAAKVTDPTKDLTNVTKSPTKGGEGKSGSVTPSGKDVYDMAITTKISSTYDKNNKYIGAVSSTTTPVSISEGSTVGVTYTAINQGNYTKDVVVYAYVPAGYELNNDTSDFKTTNDKWKYETTVPSGGGVWSDIKVYSITLSGGMASGATATATMYMKAIGMPDDGTYSAVDFYMAGEIGSFSNFNGDSTLDGAITDVDSTPDMNPGNDLISNVDGSTVKPIDGFQKEKPHVVKENAKSTATLQDEDDFDFDYVTFIKTPEVIPSEGKVFEKTRLSAADAEKTARNMIGSDIMGSALKDYTPLADDGRITSPKTYMVYEMNINPSGVEDTLNSSFTDTLPKGLKMLEYDIAGLNSSNKHIYGFTTNKFEGTPKFTNADGQDVIVYQKGLYSEKQVCIANPTLNDVGVRYFGNNADKMGVTGSVTKDACTLTLNFGQPAADPMYSETKAAYKVYMIVVIDPDEIDYSSIMQNKATYTYNDKVITSYENSEMYWDAGGGTAYAKKYVLDNKTNAYLSGSQYNVATPDADGNLSVGYKIRVRSAYEFDKSSINIGDIIAADNFKSISNVEVNGYEASPNTGFQIDGELENPVPLAADKYAVEAKATANTLDITNPVDIPQMQLYNVLFKVNYQKVKYGAKLVNQAAGSEVATVVPLNLNLLKQDDISKTALTGYEFKAYYADENGKADLTKPVKDTNSNEIVMTDSSGAANFIPTGYKTTSKNQEWKVVLVETKTPTGYESNENKEYPVTVKSDANGNLSIPATTETSLEITNNDHGATTATIDNHADVKMIDVNGAKTWTGDKEADRPDSIEVQLLQDGVAYGSPITVTKADDWKYEFKNVPETNADGNKYTYTVLENTVANYTSAVTGLDINNTLIKPDVKMINLDGQKTWKNDTENDRPASIEIQLQQNGQDYGFPVTVTKDNDWKYEFKNLPETTNDGAAYNYTIVEKAVPGYETKVDGMNVINTKIDAPKTTVSGEKTWKNDTAKDRPDYIEVQLLQNGQTYGNPVKVTKENDWKYSFKDLPKTDANNNAYRYSVTEIAVPGYKTTTDGMNLTNTKVTDEKNVTTASGTKTWVGDNEKTRPASIEVQLLQNGKAYGTPIKVTAKSNWKYNFTNLPEKDKTGEKYSYTVSEKQVSGYSVKVKGMDLTNTKVTKTTPKDTPKNTPKDTPKDTPKDTHSTNKPSKTKKLPGTGDTNGMLLFAGGLVLLFLGLHLRRKSTK
- a CDS encoding sulfite exporter TauE/SafE family protein, producing MDIITYFLIALSTSVVGSFLGIGGGVILLPILLLMGVSQGTAAFSSALTVFTMAIFTCSIYYKRKQGNVGLALKIAVTSIPTTFLGAMVNQMLPEAVYRFLYGALIVVLLGIMIWKKKRHNEKPHFLSEYRIIPYVFGVIIGFLAGLFGIGGGPIVIPILLLIFMLNQKTASATSSYVTLLTSLASIGSYAIIGGSDFSIGIYMIPGAIIGALIGTRLNKLLDEKWIAILFNVLLIALFALNLIKI